One part of the Arthrobacter sp. EM1 genome encodes these proteins:
- a CDS encoding FKBP-type peptidyl-prolyl cis-trans isomerase, with translation MRRLLAILLPGLLLLTACGGGEPAAPEPSSQSAGETAKLDSLKLTENGDKKAPGVEFTKPLDVKEPIIKVVSEGSGDPLKPNQVAEVSVAGFNGNDGKTLGDTFAEEPQAFELNEELKTGNPALYNAFVGALVGSQIAVVSPGQAAAGGAAAVPTQLLIVKVVSAKDAPRALSQEETDKLDKDGKLPKVTFDEKGAPSVEIPKMDAPTGLSVKVLSEGSGDKVGATDRIEANYTGWRWEDGSKFDSSYDRGEPSTFGLTEVIRGWTLGLTDQKVGSKLLLTIPEDLAYGKTAAAQGKPAGPLVFVVEIKAKK, from the coding sequence GTGCGCCGACTACTAGCAATTCTTCTTCCCGGGCTGCTGCTCCTGACCGCCTGCGGCGGCGGCGAACCGGCCGCCCCGGAGCCCTCCAGCCAGTCCGCCGGCGAAACGGCCAAGCTGGACTCCCTCAAGCTCACGGAGAACGGCGACAAGAAGGCACCCGGTGTTGAATTCACCAAGCCGCTCGACGTCAAGGAACCTATTATCAAGGTCGTTAGCGAAGGAAGTGGCGACCCGCTAAAGCCCAATCAGGTCGCCGAAGTATCCGTCGCTGGCTTCAACGGTAATGACGGCAAAACACTCGGTGACACGTTCGCCGAGGAACCTCAGGCGTTTGAGCTGAACGAGGAGCTGAAGACCGGAAATCCCGCGCTCTACAACGCATTCGTGGGCGCTTTGGTAGGGTCACAAATTGCCGTCGTCAGTCCCGGTCAGGCTGCGGCCGGAGGTGCCGCGGCCGTCCCAACCCAGCTCCTCATTGTGAAGGTGGTGTCCGCGAAGGATGCACCCAGGGCCCTCAGCCAAGAAGAGACCGACAAGCTGGACAAAGACGGCAAGCTCCCAAAGGTGACGTTCGATGAGAAGGGTGCGCCCTCGGTTGAGATCCCGAAGATGGATGCCCCAACCGGCCTGTCAGTAAAGGTCCTGTCGGAGGGCTCTGGCGATAAGGTAGGCGCAACAGACCGGATTGAAGCAAACTACACCGGATGGCGTTGGGAGGATGGCAGCAAGTTTGACTCCAGCTACGACAGAGGGGAACCATCCACATTCGGCCTCACCGAAGTCATTAGAGGTTGGACCCTAGGCTTGACCGATCAAAAAGTCGGCTCCAAACTGCTCCTGACAATCCCAGAAGACCTGGCTTACGGCAAGACCGCTGCAGCCCAGGGAAAGCCCGCGGGACCTCTGGTATTCGTCGTCGAAATCAAGGCAAAGAAGTAA
- the pafA gene encoding Pup--protein ligase, producing the protein MDKRIFGIETEFGISYSSPESRPLAPEEVARYLFRKVVSWGRSSNVFLTNGSRLYLDVGSHPEYATAECDDLAQLIAHDRAGELILDDLVDEAQQRLAAEGFNGTVYLFKNNTDSAGNSYGSHENYLIPRRGEFSRLAEILIPFLVTRQLIAGAGKILKTPHGATYAFSQRADHIWEGVSSATTRSRPIINTRDEPHADAEFYRRLHVIVGDSNMSETTALLKVGTVDLILRMIEAGVIMRDMRMENPIRSIREISHDLSGRALVRLANGRQLTALEIQREYLAKVTAFVAEQGAHNAHVPVILDLWERTLDAIESGDTSTIDTEVDWAIKKKLMDSYRARHNLGLDAPRIAQLDLTYHDISRTRGLYYLLQARGAVRRVVDDTAVKDAVDAPPQTTRAKLRGDFVRRAQELGRDYTVDWVHLKLNDRAHQTLLCKDPFRSVDERVDALLDSMG; encoded by the coding sequence ATGGACAAGCGCATTTTCGGCATTGAGACCGAATTTGGAATTTCCTATTCAAGTCCGGAGTCCCGTCCGTTGGCGCCGGAAGAGGTGGCCCGCTACCTCTTCCGCAAGGTTGTCAGCTGGGGACGGTCCTCCAATGTGTTCCTGACCAACGGCTCCAGGCTGTACCTCGACGTCGGTTCGCACCCGGAGTATGCCACAGCGGAATGCGACGACCTCGCCCAGCTGATAGCGCATGACCGGGCCGGGGAACTGATCCTGGACGACCTCGTCGACGAGGCGCAGCAGCGGCTCGCAGCCGAGGGCTTCAACGGCACGGTGTACCTGTTCAAGAACAACACCGATTCGGCCGGAAATTCCTACGGCAGCCATGAGAACTACCTCATCCCGCGGCGGGGGGAGTTCTCCCGGCTGGCGGAGATCCTGATTCCGTTCCTTGTGACCCGGCAGCTGATCGCAGGCGCCGGCAAGATCCTCAAGACCCCGCACGGGGCGACCTACGCGTTCTCGCAGCGCGCCGACCACATCTGGGAGGGTGTCTCCTCCGCCACCACCAGGTCCCGCCCGATCATCAACACCCGCGACGAACCGCATGCAGACGCCGAGTTCTACCGCCGGCTGCACGTGATTGTGGGCGACTCCAACATGTCCGAGACCACAGCCCTGCTGAAGGTCGGAACCGTTGACCTGATTCTGCGGATGATCGAAGCGGGCGTGATAATGCGCGATATGCGGATGGAAAACCCGATCCGCAGCATCCGGGAGATCTCCCACGACCTCAGCGGCCGCGCACTCGTCCGGCTCGCCAACGGCCGGCAGCTCACCGCGCTTGAGATCCAGCGCGAATACCTGGCAAAGGTCACGGCGTTCGTCGCCGAGCAGGGGGCGCACAACGCCCATGTTCCGGTGATCCTGGATCTCTGGGAACGCACCCTCGATGCGATCGAAAGCGGCGACACCAGCACGATCGACACCGAAGTGGACTGGGCGATTAAAAAGAAGCTGATGGACAGCTACCGCGCACGTCACAATCTGGGCCTCGACGCGCCCCGGATCGCGCAGCTGGACCTGACCTACCACGACATCTCCCGCACGCGCGGGCTGTACTACCTGCTCCAGGCCCGCGGTGCCGTCCGCCGCGTGGTGGATGACACCGCAGTGAAGGATGCTGTGGACGCTCCGCCGCAGACCACCCGCGCCAAGCTCCGCGGGGACTTCGTCCGGCGGGCGCAGGAACTGGGCCGCGACTACACCGTAGATTGGGTTCATTTGAAGCTCAACGACCGCGCCCATCAGACGCTTTTGTGCAAAGACCCGTTCCGCAGTGTGGACGAACGGGTCGATGCCCTGCTGGACTCTATGGGCTGA
- a CDS encoding WYL domain-containing protein, whose protein sequence is MSASRTERLLNLLIALLNTTYGLRRGELRQKVYHDTTSTDVAFGRMFERDKGELRRFGFEVETVTDKGWGSDDPATTRYRIGKDSNRLPDVSLTPEECTVLILAAQLWEHAALGSAAVNAVRKLQASGGLVDAELPAGLQPRIRPAGQAFEDLVAAVHARHPVSFRYLAGSTGREESRLVEPWGLGSRFGQWYLVGHDRTRGAKRFFRLSRLTSAVDVLAKENFTAPPDFNVRAELATLTELPVQTAVVDVRAGSVHGLRRRATAVRGPEDVGVTAAGRDRLSVPYRDAETLAEELASYGPRVQVVSPPGLVTSVRRRLAGAADFAAAPAPPIAFPATGSARHGRKRTSEDQLTRMLQLVPFLVHHQGLHISEVAANFGITREELEADLRILICSGLPEGYPDDLLDIQWEDDHVTITQDLDLNRPVRFTVEEACALLTGLETLNSLPELAEGGALESVTLKLLAAAGEEGLKAAVLSGPEVAPGNTAALETARQAIRNGAQLRLRYFSPLRDTASTRNIDPLRLYSLDNTWYLEAFCHSADALRNFRLDRIDALETTGQPVSGEAAPDGKLPVKLFTPNDDDAVVVVQLTRQGAGLADEYYAERTAQLTDGGLLAEIRFGSTGWLPMFVAQHGGTARILEPEELAGSSREWLAAALAQYEDQPLRRLE, encoded by the coding sequence GTGTCAGCCTCACGTACCGAACGCCTCCTGAACCTCCTGATAGCCCTGCTCAACACCACGTACGGCCTGCGCCGCGGTGAGTTGCGGCAAAAGGTGTATCACGACACCACCAGCACCGACGTCGCTTTCGGCCGGATGTTCGAACGCGACAAGGGCGAGCTGCGCCGCTTCGGCTTCGAGGTCGAGACCGTGACGGACAAGGGCTGGGGTTCGGATGATCCGGCCACCACCCGATACCGGATCGGCAAGGATTCCAACCGGTTGCCCGATGTCAGCCTCACCCCGGAAGAGTGCACTGTGCTCATCCTGGCAGCCCAGCTCTGGGAGCATGCAGCCCTCGGTTCGGCGGCCGTCAACGCGGTGCGCAAGCTGCAGGCATCAGGCGGGCTGGTCGACGCCGAGCTCCCCGCCGGGCTGCAGCCGCGGATCCGGCCCGCGGGCCAGGCATTCGAGGACCTCGTCGCCGCTGTGCATGCCCGGCACCCCGTCAGCTTCCGCTACCTGGCCGGCAGCACCGGACGGGAGGAGTCCCGGCTCGTGGAGCCGTGGGGGCTCGGAAGCCGGTTTGGCCAGTGGTACCTCGTCGGCCATGACAGGACCCGGGGTGCCAAGCGTTTCTTCCGCTTGTCCCGGCTCACCTCGGCCGTTGACGTCCTTGCGAAGGAGAACTTCACGGCTCCGCCGGACTTCAACGTACGCGCAGAACTTGCCACGCTGACGGAGCTGCCGGTACAGACCGCCGTCGTGGACGTCCGGGCCGGCAGCGTCCACGGCCTCCGCAGGCGGGCCACCGCCGTCCGCGGGCCGGAAGACGTCGGGGTGACCGCCGCCGGGCGGGACCGCCTCAGTGTCCCGTACCGGGACGCTGAGACGCTGGCGGAGGAACTCGCCTCCTACGGTCCCCGGGTACAGGTGGTATCCCCGCCCGGTCTGGTGACGTCCGTGCGCCGGCGCCTGGCGGGCGCCGCCGACTTCGCGGCGGCGCCGGCCCCGCCGATTGCGTTCCCGGCAACGGGTTCGGCACGGCACGGCCGCAAGCGCACATCCGAAGACCAACTCACCCGGATGCTTCAGCTTGTGCCGTTCCTGGTGCACCACCAGGGACTGCACATCTCGGAGGTAGCGGCGAACTTCGGCATCACCCGGGAAGAGCTGGAAGCTGACCTGCGCATCCTGATCTGCTCGGGCCTTCCGGAGGGCTACCCTGATGACCTGCTCGATATCCAGTGGGAGGACGACCACGTCACCATCACCCAGGACCTCGACCTGAACCGGCCCGTCCGCTTCACAGTGGAAGAGGCCTGCGCCCTGCTGACCGGGCTGGAAACACTCAACAGCCTGCCCGAACTTGCCGAGGGCGGGGCACTGGAATCCGTTACGCTCAAACTTTTGGCCGCGGCCGGGGAGGAAGGCCTGAAGGCGGCCGTCCTGTCCGGACCCGAGGTGGCCCCGGGGAATACTGCGGCCCTGGAGACGGCCCGCCAGGCCATCCGAAACGGCGCCCAGCTGCGGCTGCGTTATTTCTCACCGCTCCGCGATACCGCCTCTACCCGCAACATTGATCCGCTCAGGCTGTATTCGCTGGACAACACCTGGTATCTCGAGGCGTTCTGCCATTCCGCGGATGCCCTGCGGAACTTCCGGCTGGACCGGATCGACGCCTTGGAAACCACCGGCCAGCCAGTGTCCGGTGAGGCGGCTCCGGACGGGAAGTTGCCGGTCAAACTCTTCACCCCGAACGACGACGACGCGGTGGTGGTGGTCCAGCTGACCCGGCAAGGCGCCGGCCTCGCCGACGAATACTACGCCGAACGGACCGCACAGCTGACCGACGGCGGTCTGCTGGCCGAAATCCGCTTCGGCAGCACTGGCTGGCTGCCGATGTTCGTGGCCCAGCACGGCGGGACTGCACGGATCCTGGAGCCCGAAGAACTTGCCGGCAGTTCCCGCGAATGGCTCGCAGCCGCACTTGCCCAATATGAAGACCAGCCGCTCCGGCGGCTAGAGTAG
- the tatA gene encoding Sec-independent protein translocase subunit TatA, producing MRLEGWHLIIIVVLALVLFAAPKLPGMARSLGQSMRIFKSEVREMKKDGATDDKEGSEPVEGKVVNHPKSAGTESRAESGTDVPPPNRA from the coding sequence ATGAGACTTGAAGGCTGGCATCTCATCATCATCGTTGTTTTGGCATTGGTGCTTTTCGCGGCACCCAAGCTGCCCGGCATGGCCCGGAGCCTGGGCCAGTCGATGCGGATCTTTAAGTCGGAAGTCCGGGAAATGAAAAAGGACGGCGCTACCGACGACAAAGAGGGCTCCGAGCCTGTCGAGGGCAAGGTCGTCAACCATCCGAAATCCGCCGGCACGGAATCCCGCGCCGAAAGCGGAACCGACGTTCCGCCGCCGAACCGCGCCTAA
- a CDS encoding FKBP-type peptidyl-prolyl cis-trans isomerase, translated as MSFGQRNIDRQKPEIDFPDGAVPTELVITELIEGDGAEAKAGDTVSTHYVGVAWSTGEEFDASWGRGAPLDFRVGVGQVIQGWDQGLLGMKVGGRRRLEIPAELAYGARGAGGAIGPNEALIFVVDLVAVR; from the coding sequence ATGTCATTTGGACAGCGAAACATCGACCGCCAGAAGCCGGAAATTGATTTCCCGGACGGCGCCGTTCCCACCGAACTTGTCATCACCGAACTGATTGAAGGCGACGGCGCCGAAGCCAAGGCCGGTGACACCGTCTCCACCCACTACGTCGGTGTGGCCTGGTCCACCGGCGAGGAGTTTGACGCTTCCTGGGGCCGCGGCGCGCCGCTCGACTTCCGTGTCGGCGTCGGCCAGGTCATCCAGGGCTGGGACCAAGGTCTGCTGGGCATGAAGGTCGGCGGCCGCCGCCGGCTTGAGATCCCCGCCGAGCTCGCTTACGGTGCCCGCGGCGCCGGCGGGGCGATCGGCCCGAACGAGGCGCTCATCTTCGTCGTCGACCTCGTCGCAGTCCGCTAA
- the prcA gene encoding proteasome subunit alpha, with the protein MTQQFYVSPEQLMKDRADFARKGIARGRSVVVISCRDGIALVAENPSPSLHKIGEIYDKIAFAAVGKYNEFESLRQAGVRYADVRGYSYDREDVTARGLASVYAQSLGAVFTAEQKPFEVELAVAEVGTSPDEDHLYRLTFDGSIADEKGFIVMGGQADKVSEEVAAGWQGELDFAAAIRLALAGLVADKEANTLPASAVEVAVLDRGSESGRGTRRAFRRLDDADITAVLVEEN; encoded by the coding sequence ATGACCCAGCAGTTCTACGTATCGCCCGAGCAGCTGATGAAGGACCGCGCGGATTTCGCGCGGAAAGGCATCGCCCGGGGGCGTTCCGTGGTGGTCATCAGCTGCCGCGACGGGATCGCCCTGGTGGCCGAAAACCCGTCCCCGTCGCTGCACAAAATCGGTGAGATCTACGACAAGATCGCCTTTGCGGCCGTGGGGAAATACAACGAATTCGAAAGCCTCCGCCAGGCCGGGGTGCGCTACGCGGATGTGCGCGGCTACTCCTACGATCGGGAGGACGTCACAGCCCGAGGCCTCGCGAGTGTCTATGCACAAAGCCTGGGCGCAGTGTTTACGGCCGAACAAAAGCCCTTTGAAGTCGAACTGGCCGTCGCAGAGGTCGGCACTTCCCCGGACGAAGACCACCTCTACCGGCTGACATTCGACGGTTCCATCGCGGACGAGAAGGGTTTTATCGTGATGGGCGGCCAGGCCGACAAGGTCTCCGAAGAGGTGGCCGCCGGCTGGCAGGGCGAGCTCGACTTCGCCGCGGCCATCAGGCTGGCACTGGCGGGCCTGGTCGCGGACAAGGAGGCCAACACGCTGCCGGCCTCGGCCGTTGAGGTGGCGGTACTGGACCGGGGTTCGGAGAGCGGCCGCGGCACCCGCCGCGCCTTCCGCAGGCTGGACGACGCAGACATCACGGCAGTGCTGGTGGAGGAGAACTGA
- a CDS encoding alkaline shock response membrane anchor protein AmaP — protein sequence MPWWSWIVIWIALVALSLLLFVALGVRLFRTFMATVKELGEAAERFASFPSAGPASGSNSENTRPDGAGDAGGKDRSVLAGEPGSAVFASPDQLRHDYRAAKTARQEARRRRRVRRKMDRGQPQRLSDIEFTKT from the coding sequence ATGCCTTGGTGGTCCTGGATCGTGATCTGGATAGCGCTCGTCGCGCTGTCGCTCTTGCTCTTCGTCGCGCTCGGCGTCCGCTTGTTCCGGACCTTTATGGCCACGGTCAAGGAGCTCGGGGAAGCAGCCGAGAGGTTCGCCAGCTTCCCGTCGGCCGGCCCGGCGTCGGGAAGCAACTCCGAAAACACCCGGCCGGACGGCGCGGGTGACGCCGGGGGCAAGGACCGATCCGTGCTCGCGGGGGAACCCGGATCGGCCGTATTTGCCTCTCCGGACCAGCTGCGGCACGATTACCGGGCAGCCAAAACCGCGCGGCAGGAAGCCCGCCGGCGGCGGCGCGTCAGGCGCAAGATGGACCGCGGCCAGCCCCAACGGCTAAGCGACATCGAATTCACTAAGACGTAA
- the prcB gene encoding proteasome subunit beta, protein MQETTANQVAANATSSFAEHLQRQRPDLLPFGLQGSGQQLPAGLPAAPLQAPHGTTIVALTYAGGVLMAGDRRATMGNVIASRNIEKVFPADQYSVLGIAGTAGIALDITRLFQVELEHYEKIEGTLLSLDGKANRLGAMIRSNLPMAMQGLAVVPLFAGFDRPAGLGRLFSYDVTGGRYEEQEHHTVGSGSVFARGSLKKLWRPNLTEPEAVAVAVEALYDAADDDSATGGPDPVRQLWPVVYIVNRSGAFRVPERELAAVAGTVIESRAAARREA, encoded by the coding sequence GTGCAGGAAACCACCGCCAACCAGGTAGCCGCCAACGCCACGTCCTCCTTCGCTGAACACCTTCAACGCCAACGCCCCGATTTGTTGCCGTTCGGCCTGCAAGGCTCCGGCCAACAGCTGCCGGCCGGGCTGCCTGCGGCGCCGCTGCAAGCGCCGCACGGGACAACGATTGTGGCGCTGACATATGCGGGCGGCGTATTGATGGCGGGCGACCGCCGCGCCACCATGGGCAACGTCATCGCCAGCCGGAACATCGAAAAAGTGTTCCCGGCCGACCAGTATTCCGTGCTCGGCATCGCCGGAACCGCGGGAATCGCCCTTGACATCACCCGGCTCTTCCAGGTCGAACTTGAACACTACGAAAAGATCGAGGGGACGCTGCTGAGCTTGGACGGCAAAGCCAACCGGCTTGGGGCGATGATCCGCAGCAACCTTCCGATGGCGATGCAGGGCCTCGCCGTTGTGCCGCTGTTTGCGGGATTCGACCGCCCGGCGGGCTTGGGCCGGCTCTTCTCCTACGACGTCACCGGCGGACGGTATGAGGAGCAGGAACACCACACCGTCGGCTCGGGCTCGGTGTTCGCGCGCGGCTCGCTGAAGAAACTCTGGCGCCCCAACCTCACGGAGCCGGAAGCCGTGGCCGTCGCCGTCGAGGCCCTCTACGACGCCGCCGACGACGATTCCGCCACCGGCGGACCCGATCCGGTCCGGCAGCTCTGGCCCGTGGTCTACATCGTCAACCGCTCAGGTGCCTTCCGGGTCCCGGAGCGTGAGCTTGCGGCAGTGGCCGGCACCGTTATAGAGTCCCGGGCCGCAGCCCGGCGGGAGGCTTGA